In Setaria viridis chromosome 5, Setaria_viridis_v4.0, whole genome shotgun sequence, the genomic stretch CACCACGGAGACTTTTGCAACGTGTAGCATCTGCAAATATTAAGCCTCTGATTCCGCCTAAATAAAGCACCTAAATGGCATCCCCAGTGTGGCGCCATATGGTACAACGCCATCCACCTCGCACGAATTGTTTCACCTCATCTACATCTGTCTAGCTAGTCTTACAGAAATACATTGTGAGAGGACACGACcagaaaaacaaatcatctcCAAAAGCACATCATAGATCTCAGAAGCTTCAGGACCGTAAGAGTGAGATTTGGTGTCCAAACCAAACTATGTTCTAGGCTATAGCTAAAAGCATGGTCTAAATTCCTGACAAACTGATAACACGACCACCAAAAGATTCTGACCAAGAGCTCCATACTCGTCCAAACCCATCTCACTTGCACTGGCAATTTTGGCATCAGTCCCAAATGATAAGAAAATGCCCTTGATTATTGCAATCTATCTTCCTGCAGATTCTCAGAATAAAGGTCTGCTAAGGTGCCCACGCGATAAATATTCCGCAGATATTGTTAGTGCACGAGGGAAGCAGAATCTCTAAAAGAGAAGCCCACTGGAGTATACATCACTACTTTCTGTTACCAATCTACTTCATGCCAAACTCCGTCAAACCTGGAGGGCTGGACCTCGCTCGTACAATCATCTATCCAGCAGGTCTCATGTTTTCTGTTCAGCACAAATTTCTCCCGAGCTTCTCTCACTGCAGCAAATCCCAAATCCGTCTCGGTGAGCAACCCTGAAGACAGACGTAAAGCAACCGTTACATTCCTTTATGGTTCACCAATATTAACCAGCAAAACAAAATGATGACTAACACCTGAAAAGCATCCAACTATTCCTTCGGAAAGAGAGAAAAGATAAAGAAGAATCATACGCAATGGAACGAGAATAACTTTTTGTATACAAATATGGTGCACCTATAGTACTTGCAGCATCTACACAATGGATATACTGTTCattttttcttaataaaaaaaGACATGCTAGAAAGAAATGAATTATATGGTTTTCAATGCACATACATGCCTAAAACAAAGCCTTCTATGCAGCTTTCCAGGGGAACATGAGTTGCAGTCCTCAAATGCTTTCTCAGAAATTAAGACAAATTTAAGTTCCGTACATAAGGATTAAATATTATTAACTGAACATCCAATCACATtggaaaacaaataaaaaccaCATAGCAAGTTTTTCTTGTTATTCACATTTAACAAAAAGAGTTCTCTAATCTATAACTGGCCACATGAGCACAAACTGAAGTAGTTCTATCTTTCATTGCTGAAGGGAAAGATAACTAGATGTTTTCTATTaaaagaggagagaagaagCCTGTTTAGGAACTATCCTTagctagaaatcagctgatcTACTAAAGCCTAAAAGGATGACAGTAAAGTCATGTGACGCCTAACAAATTTGAATGAAGAAACAGAACAAGGAAAAACACAAAAGATTTGATCAAATTTGTCAAAAGAGAATAAGATGCTCACTTATCCTTTCAatgtaagaaaaaagaaaaagaaaatccttGGGTCTATAAAAGAGGACAGAACAACATGCCCGCTACAAACCAATCCAGCAATTCCCACCCTTCTCGCACTTCCTCACCTTTAAGCAAGGAGACAAGTACCAATGTCTCATGCTCAGCCCCTTCGTTTCCAAGCCCAGAGGAAACACGTCAAATTTCAGGACAACCAAGCCAATGCTATGAAGGATGGGGCAGCACCAGGCACTAGCGACAAGTTGGGGCATGGCCACAGGATGAAAGATGATGTGGACACAATAGCTTCAGACTTCATCAGGCTTAAGCACAGGGCTTGGGCACTCCAGAAGAGCACAACCATGTATCCAGCTTCAACTTAGAAGTGATATGGTTCAACTTGTCAATAGTATCTACTTATGCTTTGTCTCTATATAGTCTATAGGTCCTAGTTTGAATAACAGATGCTGCTTGCAGCCTTGGATAGTTGCAGAGTCAAGTTACCGTGGTGTTGTTGCTAGCACTACGAATAAGTGTGTAATCTATTATGTGCAAGACTGATGTATGGAGTACTTTAAATACGATAATGAGGGTATTACTATGATCCTGATATTTGGACTTGTTTATATTTGGAGTGCTAAGATGTTAAAGAATAATTAAGAAATACTCCCTTCatctcaaattgtaggtcatctAGTGTATGTCCACATGCATAATTATATGTATggatctagaaaaaccaaaacgacctacaatttgaaacggagggagtatcagcCATTCTAATGATAATTAAGAAAACTTTGCTGATAAAATAGATCTGACAAGAAGGCCGTAAAAAATTCAGGTGGATGAGTCTTGGCATGCTCATATGAATTTCACACTAATCAAATCATCAATGAAATAGCACATTAGGTTGATAGGCTCTAGAAAGGATCAAGTTCAACATACATCACATGATCATACAACATAGATATTACAACAGATCAACTATTAAGTTGTATGTAGTTACAGTAGACAGGTAATGCAAGTAACACTAGTAACACTACTAGTGGTTACAGCCATGTAATCTAATTCTGAAACTGAAAATGGTCTTAAGCTTACAAAGCATATCAACATGGTGCTCAAAATCTGGGTGCAAGTGTGTTGACTCATTTGGATAATTTTGCAAGGAAAGCCAACTGCATAGCTGCGATGATGCTTGCAATACTtaatagaaagaaaaaacagcAGTTTGAGGATATGCTACTTGACACCCTCCTAAGTTGAGTTATATGGGAATATGACAGAAAGACATGGGAGCGCCGTATCCTGAAATTCAACTTACTTGAGTGGAATATGATATCCTTAAAAGATATCTGGCAAAAGAAAACCTCATCTATTTGTTCTTATCAAGCTATAAATATTTTCCACTCCGATGTGAGATGAACTGTGTTAATGAAATAGATTTGAGAAGACAGCTGTAAAAACTTTAAATTGAAGAGTCTTGGCAAACTCATATGGCAAGGGATCGTATCACCACAAAATCAAACCACCAATGGATCATATAGCACCTTCATAGGCTCTGGATATCTGGAGCTATAACTCCACTGTACATATACTTAGTAAAGTTGCAGATACAACACCAGATCAACTGTTAAGTTGTATGATAAGGCAGCCCCAAAAAGAAGCTACCAACACGAACAAACAAACATTTATCTCAAGATAGACAAGTAACACTACTGGTGGTTACAGTTGTATAATCTTATTCTCAAACTGATAATGGTTCACAATTTACAAAGCATAACAACATGGTGCTCAAAATCTGAGTGCAAGTGCTTTGATTCATTTAGACCAATTTGTGGGAGAAGCCAACTGCTTGCAACATAATACTAGCAGCAATGAATAGAAAAGGAAAACTGCAGTTCTGAGGATATGCCACCCTCCTAATTCAAGTCATATGGAGAATGTATCAGGGATACATGGGACTGATAGATCCTGAAATTCAACTTAGTTGAGTGGTATATCCTTAAAAGATATCTGATAAACGAAAACCTCATCTATTTATTCTCATCAAACTAACCAAGGTTACTCAACAATGCCAAAAAGCTAAGCTTTCACCATATGCTCACCAACCGTTGCTTGCTTGAACACCATTCAAGAAGCACTCTCAACTTTGACTGATTCAAACAGTTTAGTGACGTGGGGGTGCTTGCGGATATGGATAGGGCATTTGTACAGTAAATCTTGAGCCTCAGAATATCTTCCCTCTGCAAAGAACGACTTGAGAACATGCAGGTAGGTAGCAGGTGCTGGACACTTAGTATTCACCGTCAAGGCCTTCAGAAAGTCCCTTGCATCTTCAACCatcccatgcttagcaatgTAAGGAGGGAATGGTTCCGTGAAAGGTGGGAAACTGCGGGCTTTCATTGACCTCAGAAGGGCCAGTGCCTCACCAAGCTTCTTtagcctcagcagctcatcaaTTACATGCTTGTAGGTGCCTTGCCAAGGCCTCAGATGAGCCTTGTCCACCATCTGAACAAACAAAGTGTAAGCAGCATCAACCTTTTCATGGCTACACAGACCTTTGACCATCACATCCAGCAAATCCGCGTCTGCATCCAAGTTCTTGTCTATCATCTCCGTCAAGCACTGCAGAGCTCTGTCCACGTCTCCAGCCGCACAGTGCCCTTGGACCAACATGGTCCAAGTCTTCAAATCTGGGATGCACCCTTCAGCCTCCATTTCATCAAACACTTTGCGAGCATCGTCCAACTTGCCAGCCTTGCAGAGACCATACACCAATTGGCTATACGTGACATTGTCTGGCTGGTGACCTTCTGCTCTCATCCTTTGCACAACCTCTGCAGCCTCATCAAAGCTCCCGTTGCTCGTGAGCACCCTGTGGATGGCATCAAACAACTCCTTGGTCTTTTTGTCCCACACGGACTCATACTTGCTGACAACCCGAATGGCAAGGTCAAGGTCTGGCGATGGAGACAGCGAGATGCGCCTGATGATCAGCGGCGCATCCTTCTGCGCTGGCTTGAAAGGACCATCCATCATGTGCTCGTAGAGCTCCACAGCCTCCCTGATCATATGCCGCTTCTGGAAGTTCCTGGACAGCTTGACATAGGTGTCGATATCCACGTGCACCCCGGCGGCCTTCATTTCCTGGATCAAGTCCCAAAACTCGGGCACCGACTCCTCCCGTCCGAGCGCCCTCGCCATGGCATTGTAGGCCACGGAGCCGTGCTTGTAGCCCTGCTGACGCCCAGCCCATCGGAAGAAGGCGAGAGCCTTGGTGGGATAGTCCCTCAGCTCCCGGAGCACCTTGGCCACGGCGGTCTCCGTGAGCGGGAGGAGGCCGATGGTGCCCAGCTTCTTATCGAGGTCCGCGCCATCGAGCTCCCGgacggcctcggcggcggcggatgcggtGCCGCCCTTGGCCTCTTCCCGGGCCTTGTTGTAGTGCGCGGTGAGGGCGGCGTAGTCGGCGGTGAGGCTTGCCTTCTTGAAGGATGCGAGTGCGGCGAGGTAGGTCCCCTGGTCGACGGGGTAGCCAGCCTCCTGCATCTCGCGGATGAAGGGCCAGAAGTGGCTCTGGGCGGAGGACGGGTCAGAGGCGAGGGTGCGGAGCATGAGGTTGTAGGCCGCGGATCCGAcgggctggccggcggcggcggagcggcggaaGAAGGCGAGCGCGCGGGAGGGATCAGTGGAGAGGTTGTGGATATTGTAGATCACGGCCTCAGGGGTAGCTGCCGTGGCGATGGCGGTGGAGAGGAGGCGACGgtgggcgaggaggcggcggagggagggaagcGCCGCCATTGCCGTCGTGGGGTTTAGTTAGGGGTTGCCTCTGCTTCTTCTCGCTTCTGCGGCGGAGGAAATGGGTAATAAACATGGGCTGGGCCATTCCTGCTAAGTAAGGGGCGGACGGAGGCCGATTCGGGCCCAAATAACCTTTTTTTCCTTGGGAGCAGGGCCCAAGTAACTTTGGTAAAAGAATGGGCCGGTGAGGTTAAGGTTCTCTCTACTAGATAAAGCCAGCCAGAAGGCCCTCaaaccaaaaaacaaaaaacttggAGCACATGGATAGTCGACTCGCACTGGCATTAGCCAGCCATCCAATGACAACACAGAAATCAAAAGCTCAAAAAGGCAGATTGATGAATTGCTAGTGCACAAGACAAACTAAAGAAGAGCATGCAATGCATGATGACCATAGTTAGGAAAAGCGGGCAAGAGCATGAACAACACTAATTCCTAGCTAGCTTGGACGAAAAAACAAGAATGGGAAAGACTATAAACAAGAAAGACTGAACCTTTCTTTCTGACGAAGAAACATACAAGAATGGGAAACATGCAGAAAGGTGATGGAGCTGAGTCATCTCCAGGTCGATTCGCCGGCTTGTAGCCTAGTTGTAGCTCGTAGGGCAAAAAGGCACTTTTTCTCTCACAGCTTCGCTTCACTTTTCCACCCTTTGCTGTCAGCTGTCCAGAAAAAGAATCAGGCTGCAGTGCCAATATATATGCATAGAGATCGTGCATTCATTCGGTTTAATTTGTCAGGGAAAAAAGGGGCAAAATTTCCCCTTTTAGGTTCTGGTCACTCCTAAACTAAACCTAAGAGATCGATGCAAGACTAATAATTaggtaaaaagaaaagattgtCAGTTCATGGCAAGTGGGCTAGCGGTGGTGTTAGGTCAAGAAGAAGTTGGACAGATGTGTGGTGAGAGGTATCTGGATAGCAATATCAacagcatggccatgcatgcttttgccttgtttagttgccaaagtttggaggtgccaaattactgttacagcactgtagcaacactgtagcgtttcgtttgtatttgtgaattattgtccaaacattgactaattaggctcaaaagattcgtctcacaaagtacaacaaaactgtgcaattagtttttaatttcgtctacatttagtactccatgcatgtaccgtaagtttgatgtgacggggaatcttctttttgcatagcgccaaagttgggagttgggggtgaactaaacaagagcTTAATTTCTCGCGCATATGACTGGATCCAAGAACTCACTTGGTTCCATTGATTAATTTATGATGAGTCAGGTCAAACTGCATTTGGTGGATAGCTATATATGCAGCATTAAACTAAACTGAGTTCCTTGCAGATTTTCAGGCATTTTATGTACTATAgcaaattaaattaaagaagaaATCATCagctttatttatttcttttccaGTTTTATATATTAATTTAATTTACATGCAGATCAAAGCAACAGGTTGCACTTTAGTAATTACTAGTACTTTGATAGAATGGGACGGAACTGATGAACAAGTGTGCCACTACTATATACACGTAGTTTGCTAATGCACGTGAAACCCAAGAATGCTGCTCCACcttctttatatatatattcttttaTTTGGGGAGGCACACCATATAATTAAACAACCTGCAGCTGCTCTCCATCTCCAGTACCTCGTTCATTCTAGCTCGAAATTTTCTGAAATTTATACGCTGCTCCCCATTACTGAAATTTCTTGAACAATTACTGAAATTTATAGCTGCTCTCCATTTTATACGCTGCTAGCTCTTGAACAATTACTGAAATTTCTTGCGTTTTGCGACTCTGTGGCAAAAAGTCATGCAACTGTATGTATTAGTACCTCGTTCATTCTAGCTCGAAAGCGACTCCTCCCGTAGGAAGAGGGATTGGATTACATTCCTTGCGCCTCACGCAGCCTCAAGAGCCTCGTCCATCTCCTTTAGTTTGCATCCTTCTCCGTTGCTTTGCTTGCTTAGCTTTTGGCCTCCTCTCCTTTTCGATGTAAATAAACTTTTGAGTCACCACCAACAACAACACAAAGCAGGGAaccatttattttatttgtgtgGCCACGTACAACAGAACAAGGCAGGGCAGGGCGGTTCAGAGCAGCCCATATATAAACACACAAGAGGCTGAGCAACTCCGAATGATCCAACTGGTCTCCACTCCCTTTGTGCTCTGCTCCATCTCTTCAGTTTGTTACACTACTGCTAGTGCCCTCCTCTTCATCTTTGTTGTTGAGGCAGTTTAGTCGGGCTCGAGCTCAGCAACAGCAATGGAGGTGGAGGCTTGCTACAACTATGGCTTCCTCCCTGCAGACAGAGGCAGgcaccagccaccaccaccaccaccccacccGGCAGGTGgtcttcttcttcagctgtttGTTTGGTTTCTGATTCCTTTTATCTTCCCCTTCTCAGCTCTTGTCTCTTTATCGTTCCTTCTCTGGGTGCTCCGTTCATTCTCAAGACACAAACCAGTTCATTGATTCTTTTTTTGAGGGAATTTTAGATTTGTCCTCGCCTTTTCCCTTTTATTTTTCTCGGAGGATCCTGCCTCCTAGTGGGTTCTGTGTGTTATATGctgtttcatcagatgcaaaCAATAACAAAATTTCCCTCAAGGGGAACAAGAAAACtagttttctttcttgtttttccttttgcttTCATGTGATAAAATCACCCTTGGAATCTGTAGCTTTATAATATAGCAACAAGAAAGATTTGCCGTGCGAGATTGAAAGGGGAACTCTGCGCCTTTTCCTTCAATGCAAGGAATCTTTTGGGAGACCAAAAAGCTACTGCTAGTTTTAACTGATTATTGATTGCAGAAGATGGTGAGTTGTGGGAGTACTTCCCTTGCCCTTTCTGCTACATCGAGGTTGAGGTGCCCTTCATCTGCAACCACCTTCAGGAGGAGCATTGCTTTGACACCAGAAATGCTGTaagtgttcatctctccgagagCAGAGCCTGTTTGTTGCAAGTATAGCTCGGCACCATCACTCACAAGTCATAATACCTAGTATATATTAATGATGATAGTCTACGACATTGAATACTGAAACATAACTGTTTGCCGATGACCTTTTAGGTTTGCCCGATCTGCGCCAACAATCTAGGGAGAGATATGGCTGCACATTTCAGAGTTCAGCACTCGCATCTTCTCAAGGTACCATGAGCGGCGACGAGTAGCAGTAGCCTTCCACCATAGCTGTAGCCATGAACTAATTGGTACGGTGATGAATCATGACAGAGGAGGAAACCTTCCAAGCCATGCGCATGGCCTGAAGCTGCTACCAACTCAGCATCTGGGAAGGGA encodes the following:
- the LOC117859159 gene encoding pentatricopeptide repeat-containing protein At3g48250, chloroplastic; amino-acid sequence: MAALPSLRRLLAHRRLLSTAIATAATPEAVIYNIHNLSTDPSRALAFFRRSAAAGQPVGSAAYNLMLRTLASDPSSAQSHFWPFIREMQEAGYPVDQGTYLAALASFKKASLTADYAALTAHYNKAREEAKGGTASAAAEAVRELDGADLDKKLGTIGLLPLTETAVAKVLRELRDYPTKALAFFRWAGRQQGYKHGSVAYNAMARALGREESVPEFWDLIQEMKAAGVHVDIDTYVKLSRNFQKRHMIREAVELYEHMMDGPFKPAQKDAPLIIRRISLSPSPDLDLAIRVVSKYESVWDKKTKELFDAIHRVLTSNGSFDEAAEVVQRMRAEGHQPDNVTYSQLVYGLCKAGKLDDARKVFDEMEAEGCIPDLKTWTMLVQGHCAAGDVDRALQCLTEMIDKNLDADADLLDVMVKGLCSHEKVDAAYTLFVQMVDKAHLRPWQGTYKHVIDELLRLKKLGEALALLRSMKARSFPPFTEPFPPYIAKHGMVEDARDFLKALTVNTKCPAPATYLHVLKSFFAEGRYSEAQDLLYKCPIHIRKHPHVTKLFESVKVESAS
- the LOC117859162 gene encoding protein DEHYDRATION-INDUCED 19 homolog 5 isoform X3, coding for MEVEACYNYGFLPADRGRHQPPPPPPHPADGELWEYFPCPFCYIEVEVPFICNHLQEEHCFDTRNAVCPICANNLGRDMAAHFRVQHSHLLKRRKPSKPCAWPEAATNSASGKGTATYELNPYFEEPQHYRMSIGRPYQEPAPDPLLSQFICSVEQTHDAENGAVKTPDDQSRCRRKAASDDASSKLGLQERLQRIDFLTEILMSTIL
- the LOC117859162 gene encoding protein DEHYDRATION-INDUCED 19 homolog 5 isoform X2 yields the protein MEVEACYNYGFLPADRGRHQPPPPPPHPAEDGELWEYFPCPFCYIEVEVPFICNHLQEEHCFDTRNAVCPICANNLGRDMAAHFRVQHSHLLKRRKPSKPCAWPEAATNSASGKGTATYELNPYFEEPQHYRMSIGRPYQEPAPDPLLSQFICSVEQTHDAENGAVKTPDDQRCRRKAASDDASSKLGLQERLQRIDFLTEILMSTIL
- the LOC117859162 gene encoding protein DEHYDRATION-INDUCED 19 homolog 5 isoform X1; translated protein: MEVEACYNYGFLPADRGRHQPPPPPPHPAEDGELWEYFPCPFCYIEVEVPFICNHLQEEHCFDTRNAVCPICANNLGRDMAAHFRVQHSHLLKRRKPSKPCAWPEAATNSASGKGTATYELNPYFEEPQHYRMSIGRPYQEPAPDPLLSQFICSVEQTHDAENGAVKTPDDQSRCRRKAASDDASSKLGLQERLQRIDFLTEILMSTIL